TGAAAAAATTCCGAATGCCAGAATGATAACGCCGCCTGATAGTTTCCTCCGGCACATTGTGCCCGCCCATACGGACCCGCTCAGCGACGCGCGCAATAGCAAAATCCTCATTTGGCAGCCATAGAAAAACCAGATGAAAGTCGTAGTCTGTTTTGCTCAGGTCAGCAATCCATGGAGCAAAAGTACGACTTGCCAATGTTGTCTCAAAGGCAAAATTAACACGTTTTTTTGCAAGATAATGTATGCGCTCAAGCATTACGCGTCCTGCATGAAAAACTGCACCCTCAGGCTGAAATCCGGATAGACCTTGTGCGATTAGGTCTGCATTAACAAACTCAGTAACCTTAAGCGTACCTTTCAGTAAGGAAGGCGCAGTTGTTGATTTTCCTGCACCGTTTGGGCCTGCTATGACTATAAGATTCTGGCGCTGAATTTTCATAAAGATTTATTTCTTCCCCTCCACAATCGCAATGTGCGGTTTGAGTTGAACTATTATAACAGACAGAGGAAGTTGAAAAAAATGGAAGGTAAAGGGTGGCTGGGATTTCAGATTCTTGAGATGGCAGGATTTAGACGTGATTGACCTGCCCGCAGTAGGGGTC
This genomic stretch from Nitrospirota bacterium harbors:
- a CDS encoding AAA family ATPase; amino-acid sequence: MKIQRQNLIVIAGPNGAGKSTTAPSLLKGTLKVTEFVNADLIAQGLSGFQPEGAVFHAGRVMLERIHYLAKKRVNFAFETTLASRTFAPWIADLSKTDYDFHLVFLWLPNEDFAIARVAERVRMGGHNVPEETIRRRYHSGIRNFFKLYRPLADTWFFYDNSGGGNPKLLAYGEKDISLLVNNPSLWHNIKEAYGNKGKT